The following proteins come from a genomic window of Microbacterium sulfonylureivorans:
- a CDS encoding acyl-CoA synthetase, whose amino-acid sequence MTSASSARTFDVRHVQLARAAFAALAAAMITFSPDHSALVGMSVFSGFAIATGLVLLLAVWLVYPAGRRWPAATLGGVTLVAGMVSGLGPVRTVAGFFAVVIAWAVVSGLLELIAGLRGLRGPRARREIAPGVIDARPIVDPGPRSDSRDAVVIGALGVLLGIALAVVPAGYSLPYTIEDAHQTFTLTGITIGVGVFGAYAAIVAVYLGIAGFSPRKDAVAMTEAPASAPSDQKDPA is encoded by the coding sequence GTGACCTCAGCTTCTTCCGCTCGCACGTTCGACGTGCGACACGTGCAGCTCGCGCGTGCCGCGTTCGCGGCGCTCGCCGCGGCGATGATCACCTTCTCGCCCGACCACTCCGCGCTCGTGGGGATGTCGGTGTTCAGCGGGTTCGCGATCGCCACCGGGCTCGTTCTGCTCCTGGCCGTGTGGCTCGTGTATCCCGCGGGGCGCCGGTGGCCGGCGGCTACGCTCGGCGGGGTCACCCTCGTCGCCGGCATGGTGAGCGGGCTCGGCCCCGTGCGCACCGTCGCGGGGTTCTTCGCCGTCGTGATCGCGTGGGCGGTCGTCAGCGGACTGCTCGAGCTGATCGCCGGGCTTCGGGGCCTCCGCGGCCCTCGCGCGCGCCGCGAGATCGCGCCCGGAGTCATCGACGCGCGTCCGATCGTCGACCCCGGACCGCGCTCCGACAGCCGCGACGCCGTCGTGATCGGCGCGCTCGGGGTGCTCCTCGGCATCGCGCTGGCCGTCGTCCCCGCCGGGTACTCGCTCCCGTACACGATCGAGGACGCCCACCAGACATTCACCCTGACGGGGATCACCATCGGCGTCGGCGTCTTCGGGGCGTACGCCGCGATCGTGGCCGTCTACCTCGGCATCGCCGGCTTCTCGCCGCGCAAAGATGCCGTGGCGATGACCGAGGCTCCGGCATCCGCCCCCTCCGACCAGAAGGATCCCGCGTGA
- a CDS encoding DUF2871 domain-containing protein, whose translation MRRLFNAAFAYMLAGVASGLFYREFTKLNDFPEGQFTQLGLAHTHLLTLGFIILLIVLALEKLFTLSNSRLFGWFFWIYNAGVIVTSAMLVWHGSLTVLGGESSKMISGIAGTGHMLLTAGMVLLFLALGKAIKSDRMPGAGASVTATSPEVAARA comes from the coding sequence ATGCGCAGACTGTTCAACGCCGCGTTCGCCTACATGCTCGCCGGGGTCGCCTCCGGCCTGTTCTACCGGGAGTTCACGAAGCTCAACGACTTCCCCGAAGGGCAGTTCACACAGCTCGGGCTCGCCCACACCCACCTGCTGACCCTGGGCTTCATCATCCTGCTGATCGTGCTCGCGCTCGAGAAGCTGTTCACCCTGTCGAACAGCAGGCTGTTCGGGTGGTTCTTCTGGATCTACAACGCCGGCGTGATCGTCACCTCGGCGATGCTCGTCTGGCACGGCTCGCTCACCGTCCTCGGGGGGGAGTCGTCGAAGATGATCTCGGGCATCGCCGGGACGGGCCACATGCTGCTGACGGCCGGCATGGTGCTGCTGTTCCTGGCGCTGGGCAAGGCGATCAAGAGCGATCGGATGCCGGGGGCCGGGGCATCCGTCACCGCCACGTCGCCGGAGGTCGCCGCGCGCGCCTGA
- a CDS encoding phage holin family protein, protein MGFLIRVVVNAFAIWVVTLIPALMVEVIPFPPGETLQLVLTLLLVAAIFALVNTIIGTVIKVLAFPLYILTLGLIGLLINAFLLWLTAWFTSFWNWGLRVEDFWWGVVAAIIISLINWIFGIILRPRKKD, encoded by the coding sequence ATGGGCTTTCTCATCCGCGTCGTCGTCAATGCGTTCGCGATCTGGGTCGTCACCCTCATCCCGGCGCTCATGGTCGAGGTCATCCCCTTCCCACCCGGCGAGACTCTGCAGCTGGTCCTCACGCTGCTGCTCGTCGCGGCGATCTTCGCGCTGGTGAACACCATCATCGGCACGGTCATCAAGGTGCTCGCGTTCCCGCTGTACATCCTCACGCTCGGCCTCATCGGCCTGCTGATCAACGCGTTCCTGCTCTGGCTCACCGCGTGGTTCACGAGCTTCTGGAACTGGGGCCTGCGGGTCGAGGACTTCTGGTGGGGTGTCGTCGCGGCGATCATCATCTCGCTCATCAACTGGATCTTCGGCATCATCCTCCGCCCGCGGAAGAAGGACTGA
- a CDS encoding ExeM/NucH family extracellular endonuclease, whose amino-acid sequence MRRSHRATVAAVAAAAIALTGLIAPSAVAAEAPTEMFLSEVVEGSGNDKAIEIYNPTGAAVDLAAAGYAIKMYFNGGAAVGLTVNLTGTLPANDAYVLANGAATATLKAFADQISDGGWFNGDDVIVLTKGDAVVDSFGQIAIDPGTEWGSGATGGADATLRRQADVCVGDADATDAFDPADEWDGYPINTFDGLGAHTADCGDVEPPVTKVVINEFSASTAGDDVEFVELLSTPTSDLSAYRVLEIEGDSSTTPAFGVVDEVVSFPAADASGRALASLANGALENGTMSLLLVTGTIPALGSDIDANDDGVIDDGLGMTVVDAVAVTDGGATDRAYGGTILGVSYDGLPFAPGGASRIPDGTDTDTAADWVRNDFDLAGITGFAGSLVAGEAANTPGKANSLTVPPVDPPEVEAGCDLTPVPIASVQGSGAASPMVGTDVLIEGTVVGDFQTGGFNGYFVQDAGDGDTATSDGVFVYAPNGEAVSVGDVVSVAGEVKEFEGLTEIAAADIEVCATGTALPAPISFSLPATSAQREALEGMYVTLPQSLAILEYFDYARYGTIDVGLDRQSVPTATYLPTDPAAAALRAANLAERIAIDDGRSAQNPDPAIHPNGEEFTLENTFRGGDLVTNVTGILDERFGTYAIQPTEGADFTVANPRPEVPEVGGDLVVSSFNVLNYFTTLDDPDTSADDDIARGANTAEEFDRQEAKIVSALAEIDADVFGLIEIENNADSQALATLTDALNDRLGSDVYSYIETGKIGTDVITTALMYKPASVTPVGDFALMNQEKDSRWLDNRNRPGLTQTFRDADGATFTVVVNHLKSKGSACAGETEDPLQGNCNIVRTNAAKALADWLATDPTGQGTVGRELIIGDLNAYDKEDPIAALLAAGYTDLNLKYQGEDAYSYVFDGENGYLDHALAGPDLVADVRGASPWNINADEPSLIDYDMSFKLPAQDALFAPDPYRSSDHDPVLVGLDLTPPDTTPPTIEAIAIPSFILVPNNKDRSVWVHVDAEDESGDVTVELTDVTSNGKPKAAWTVVDDTHLKVKAVNGAIYTFTYTATDAAGNTATDTATVIVGVRGLLEFL is encoded by the coding sequence GTGCGCCGTTCCCACCGAGCAACCGTCGCCGCCGTCGCCGCCGCTGCCATCGCCCTGACCGGGCTGATCGCACCGTCGGCGGTCGCTGCCGAAGCCCCCACTGAGATGTTCCTCAGCGAAGTCGTCGAGGGCTCGGGCAATGACAAGGCGATAGAGATCTACAATCCGACGGGAGCGGCCGTCGACCTGGCCGCCGCCGGGTATGCGATCAAGATGTACTTCAACGGCGGGGCCGCTGTCGGCCTCACGGTGAATCTCACCGGCACGCTGCCCGCGAACGACGCGTACGTCCTGGCCAACGGCGCGGCGACCGCGACGCTCAAGGCCTTCGCCGACCAGATCTCCGACGGCGGCTGGTTCAACGGCGACGACGTGATCGTGCTGACGAAGGGCGACGCGGTCGTCGACTCCTTCGGGCAGATCGCGATCGATCCGGGTACCGAATGGGGCTCCGGCGCCACCGGCGGCGCCGATGCGACACTCCGGCGCCAGGCGGATGTCTGCGTGGGCGACGCCGACGCGACCGACGCGTTCGACCCGGCCGACGAGTGGGACGGCTACCCCATCAACACCTTCGACGGCCTCGGCGCGCACACCGCCGACTGCGGAGACGTCGAGCCCCCTGTCACGAAGGTCGTCATCAACGAGTTCTCGGCGAGCACCGCCGGTGACGACGTGGAGTTCGTCGAGCTGCTCTCGACGCCCACGAGTGACCTCTCGGCCTACCGCGTGCTCGAGATCGAGGGCGACTCCTCGACCACGCCCGCCTTCGGCGTCGTCGACGAGGTCGTGTCGTTCCCGGCCGCCGACGCGTCCGGGCGCGCACTCGCGTCGCTGGCCAACGGTGCGCTCGAGAACGGCACCATGAGCCTGCTGCTCGTGACGGGGACGATCCCCGCGCTGGGCTCCGACATCGACGCGAACGACGACGGCGTGATCGACGACGGTCTCGGGATGACGGTGGTCGACGCCGTCGCCGTGACCGACGGCGGGGCGACCGACCGCGCGTACGGCGGCACGATCCTTGGCGTGAGCTACGACGGTCTTCCGTTCGCGCCGGGAGGGGCATCCCGCATCCCGGACGGCACCGACACCGACACCGCGGCCGACTGGGTGCGCAACGACTTCGACCTCGCGGGCATCACCGGCTTCGCCGGCTCGCTCGTCGCCGGCGAGGCGGCGAACACCCCGGGCAAGGCGAACTCGCTCACCGTTCCCCCGGTCGATCCGCCTGAGGTCGAGGCCGGGTGCGACCTCACGCCGGTGCCGATCGCCTCGGTGCAGGGCTCGGGCGCGGCATCGCCCATGGTGGGCACGGACGTGCTCATCGAGGGCACGGTCGTCGGCGACTTCCAGACGGGCGGCTTCAACGGCTACTTCGTGCAGGATGCCGGTGACGGCGATACCGCGACCTCCGACGGCGTGTTCGTCTATGCGCCGAACGGCGAGGCGGTCTCCGTCGGCGACGTCGTCAGCGTTGCCGGTGAGGTCAAGGAGTTCGAGGGACTCACCGAGATCGCCGCGGCCGACATCGAGGTCTGCGCGACCGGGACGGCACTCCCCGCGCCGATCTCGTTCTCGCTCCCGGCGACGAGCGCTCAGCGCGAAGCGCTCGAGGGCATGTACGTGACGCTGCCGCAGAGCCTCGCCATCCTCGAGTACTTCGACTACGCCCGCTACGGCACGATCGACGTGGGCCTTGACCGCCAGTCCGTCCCCACCGCGACGTACCTGCCGACCGATCCCGCCGCTGCGGCGCTCCGGGCGGCGAACCTCGCGGAGCGCATCGCGATCGACGACGGACGCAGTGCGCAGAACCCCGACCCGGCGATCCACCCGAACGGCGAGGAGTTCACCCTCGAGAACACGTTCCGCGGCGGCGATCTCGTCACGAACGTGACCGGCATCCTCGACGAGCGCTTCGGCACCTACGCGATCCAGCCCACCGAGGGCGCGGACTTCACGGTGGCGAACCCGCGCCCCGAGGTGCCCGAGGTCGGCGGCGACCTCGTGGTGTCGAGCTTCAACGTCCTGAACTACTTCACGACGCTGGACGACCCCGACACGAGCGCCGACGACGACATCGCTCGCGGTGCGAACACCGCCGAGGAGTTCGACCGCCAGGAGGCGAAGATCGTCTCCGCGCTCGCCGAGATCGACGCCGACGTGTTCGGTCTGATCGAGATCGAGAACAACGCCGACTCGCAGGCGCTGGCGACCCTGACCGATGCGCTCAACGACCGCCTCGGCTCCGACGTCTACAGCTACATCGAGACCGGCAAGATCGGCACGGACGTGATCACGACGGCGCTGATGTACAAGCCCGCCTCGGTCACGCCGGTCGGCGACTTCGCCCTGATGAACCAGGAGAAGGATTCCCGCTGGCTCGACAACCGCAACCGCCCGGGTCTCACGCAGACCTTCCGGGACGCGGACGGCGCGACGTTCACCGTCGTCGTCAACCACCTGAAGTCGAAGGGGTCGGCCTGCGCGGGCGAGACGGAGGACCCGCTGCAGGGCAACTGCAACATCGTCCGCACGAACGCCGCGAAGGCTCTGGCCGACTGGCTCGCCACCGACCCGACCGGTCAGGGCACGGTCGGCCGCGAGCTGATCATCGGCGACCTCAACGCCTACGACAAGGAAGACCCGATCGCGGCGCTCCTGGCCGCGGGCTACACGGACCTCAACCTGAAATACCAGGGGGAGGATGCCTACAGCTACGTGTTCGACGGCGAGAACGGATACCTCGACCACGCGCTGGCCGGCCCCGACCTGGTCGCCGACGTGCGGGGTGCGTCGCCGTGGAACATCAACGCCGACGAACCGAGCCTGATCGACTACGACATGTCGTTCAAGCTGCCCGCGCAGGACGCGCTGTTCGCGCCCGACCCGTACCGGTCGAGCGATCACGACCCGGTGCTCGTCGGTCTCGACCTGACGCCGCCCGACACGACGCCTCCGACGATCGAGGCGATCGCGATCCCGTCGTTCATCCTCGTGCCGAACAACAAGGATCGCAGCGTCTGGGTCCATGTCGACGCGGAGGACGAGAGCGGAGACGTGACAGTCGAGCTCACCGACGTGACGAGCAACGGCAAGCCGAAGGCCGCCTGGACCGTCGTGGACGACACCCACCTCAAGGTCAAGGCCGTGAACGGCGCGATCTACACCTTCACCTACACGGCGACGGATGCCGCAGGCAACACCGCGACCGACACCGCCACGGTGATCGTGGGTGTGAGGGGCCTCCTCGAGTTCCTCTGA
- the hisC gene encoding histidinol-phosphate transaminase, whose protein sequence is MTDASDIPIRVRPEIAALPPYKQGRQAGGDAFKLSSNENPFDPLPGVVEAIRSATAVNRYPDASAARLRERLAERWGLTADSVHIGAGSVSILAQLVLATSGPGDEVIYAWRSFEAYPWLAVVAGATAVEVPLTDDARHDLPAMAAAITARTRAIIVCSPNNPTGPIVTQSEFDAFVEQVPADVLVVLDEAYSEFVTDPDAVAGERALAGHRHPNVVVLRTFSKAFGLAGLRVGYAIGHPRILDAARSTSIPLSVTAQAEVAALASLDAEDELLDRVRAIAERRDRLVAALRETGWRVPDAQGNFVWLPAGAETLAAAQAFDEEGLIVRPFAGDGIRISVGEEESVDRIVRIAASVARTLPEDHLGARAGAER, encoded by the coding sequence GTGACCGACGCCTCCGACATCCCCATTCGCGTCCGCCCCGAGATCGCCGCGCTCCCGCCGTACAAGCAGGGCCGGCAGGCGGGTGGCGATGCGTTCAAGCTGTCGAGCAACGAGAATCCGTTCGATCCGCTTCCCGGCGTCGTCGAGGCGATCCGGTCCGCGACCGCCGTCAATCGCTATCCGGATGCCTCGGCCGCCCGTCTTCGCGAGCGCCTGGCCGAGCGGTGGGGGCTCACCGCCGACTCCGTGCACATCGGTGCGGGAAGCGTCTCGATCCTCGCCCAGCTGGTGCTCGCGACGTCCGGTCCGGGTGACGAGGTGATCTACGCGTGGCGCTCCTTCGAGGCCTACCCGTGGCTCGCCGTCGTCGCCGGCGCGACCGCCGTCGAGGTGCCCCTCACCGATGACGCACGCCACGACCTTCCCGCGATGGCGGCCGCGATCACCGCCCGCACCCGCGCGATCATCGTCTGCAGCCCGAACAACCCCACCGGGCCGATCGTCACCCAGTCCGAGTTCGACGCCTTCGTCGAGCAGGTCCCGGCCGACGTCCTCGTCGTCCTCGACGAGGCGTACTCCGAGTTCGTGACCGATCCCGACGCCGTCGCGGGCGAACGCGCGCTCGCCGGCCACCGTCACCCGAACGTCGTCGTGCTCCGCACGTTCTCCAAAGCGTTCGGCCTGGCCGGGCTCCGTGTCGGGTACGCCATCGGCCACCCTCGGATCCTCGACGCGGCGCGGAGCACCAGCATCCCCCTGTCGGTCACTGCGCAGGCCGAGGTCGCGGCTCTCGCGAGTCTCGACGCCGAGGACGAGCTGCTCGATCGGGTCCGTGCGATCGCCGAGCGTCGCGACCGGCTCGTGGCGGCACTTCGAGAGACCGGATGGCGCGTCCCCGACGCCCAGGGCAACTTCGTGTGGCTCCCCGCGGGCGCCGAGACCCTCGCCGCCGCGCAGGCGTTCGACGAGGAGGGGCTCATCGTCCGTCCGTTCGCCGGTGACGGCATCCGCATCTCCGTCGGCGAGGAGGAGTCGGTCGACAGGATCGTGCGGATCGCGGCATCCGTCGCCCGCACCCTTCCCGAGGACCACCTCGGCGCCCGGGCGGGCGCTGAGCGATGA
- a CDS encoding pyridoxal phosphate-dependent decarboxylase family protein has translation MTSPARPEQMHAISDETRHTVEDVLEYARRRALYEDVPLDKPMRPNDLARLASGSITEDGIGARRAIALFENVLAPACISTDHPGYLSFIPSAPSKASLAFDVVVSASAIYGGSWMEGAGAVFAENEVLHWLAKEFGLPATAGGVFVQGGTIGNLSALVTARDAARHRNREAGRPDPARWIVLCSAEAHSSIASAAAVMDVDVVTAAPDADGRLHGDAVARALDEHGDAVFAVVATGGTTNFGIVDDIAGVAAATKERGVWLHIDGAYGLAAMLVEDMRPAFAGVELADSVIVDPHKWLFAPFDACALIYREPALALRAHTQKAEYLDTLTESPDWNPSDLAVQLTRRSRGLPLWFSLATHGTEQYRATIAHGIDLARRIADEISRRDGLSLVREPQLSVVVFRREGWTMADYQAWSDRLLDEQRGFVVPSSHAGEAVLRFAIISPLTTYELLVEILDSLG, from the coding sequence ATGACCTCGCCAGCCCGCCCCGAGCAGATGCATGCGATCTCGGACGAGACCCGTCACACCGTCGAGGACGTGCTCGAGTACGCCCGCCGCCGCGCGCTGTACGAGGACGTCCCGCTCGACAAGCCGATGCGGCCCAACGACCTCGCACGCCTGGCGTCGGGCTCGATCACCGAGGACGGCATCGGCGCGCGCCGCGCGATCGCCCTCTTCGAGAACGTCCTCGCCCCCGCCTGCATCTCGACGGACCATCCGGGCTACCTCTCCTTCATCCCGTCCGCGCCGAGCAAGGCCTCGCTCGCATTCGACGTCGTGGTCTCGGCATCCGCCATCTACGGCGGATCGTGGATGGAGGGAGCAGGCGCGGTCTTCGCCGAGAACGAGGTGCTCCACTGGCTGGCGAAGGAGTTCGGGCTGCCCGCGACCGCGGGCGGCGTGTTCGTGCAGGGCGGCACGATCGGCAATCTCTCGGCCCTGGTGACGGCCCGGGATGCCGCGCGCCACCGCAATCGCGAGGCCGGGCGCCCCGACCCGGCGCGCTGGATCGTGCTGTGCAGCGCCGAGGCGCACTCGTCCATCGCGTCGGCCGCCGCCGTCATGGACGTCGACGTCGTCACCGCCGCTCCCGACGCCGACGGGCGACTGCACGGCGACGCGGTCGCCCGCGCGCTCGACGAGCACGGCGACGCGGTCTTCGCCGTCGTCGCGACGGGCGGCACCACGAACTTCGGGATCGTCGACGACATCGCCGGTGTCGCCGCCGCCACGAAGGAGCGCGGCGTCTGGCTGCACATCGACGGCGCATACGGCCTCGCCGCGATGCTCGTCGAGGACATGCGCCCGGCGTTCGCAGGCGTCGAGCTCGCCGACTCGGTGATCGTCGACCCGCACAAATGGCTGTTCGCTCCGTTCGACGCGTGTGCGCTGATCTACCGGGAGCCGGCGCTCGCGCTGCGCGCACACACTCAGAAGGCGGAGTACCTCGACACCCTGACGGAGTCGCCCGACTGGAACCCCTCCGACCTGGCGGTGCAGCTCACCCGTCGCTCGCGCGGCCTGCCCCTGTGGTTCTCGCTCGCGACGCACGGCACCGAGCAGTACCGCGCGACCATCGCCCACGGCATCGACCTCGCCCGCCGCATCGCCGACGAGATCAGCCGTCGCGACGGACTCTCGCTCGTGCGCGAGCCGCAGCTGTCGGTGGTCGTCTTCCGCCGCGAGGGCTGGACGATGGCCGATTACCAGGCGTGGTCGGACCGGCTCCTCGACGAGCAGCGCGGGTTCGTCGTCCCCAGCTCGCACGCGGGCGAGGCCGTGCTCCGCTTCGCGATCATCTCGCCCCTGACGACCTACGAGCTGCTGGTCGAGATCCTCGACTCGCTCGGCTGA
- the purB gene encoding adenylosuccinate lyase: MTTLPPQPLSPLDGRYQAAVTGLADYLSEAGLNRARVEVEVEWLVALTDRSLFGTSPLSDDDKARLRALYLEFGQAEIDWLAEKEAVTRHDVKAVEYLVRDRLSSLGLDAIAELTHFACTSEDINSASYALTVQRAVERVWLPKLRTVIATLSGLAVKHRDASMLSRTHGQPATPSTMGKELAVFAWRLERIARQIEGGDYLAKFSGATGTWSAHLSAEPDVDWPGLSRSFIEGLGIDFNVLTTQIESHDWQVELYDRVRHAGGVLHNLATDIWTYISIGYFTQIPVAGATGSSTMPHKINPIRFENAEANLEIAGGLLATLSQTLVTSRMQRDLTDSTTQRNIGVALGHSLLALDNLQRGLGEISLAEDVLLADLDGNWEVLAEAIQTVVRAEIAAGRSQISDPYALLKDLTRGRRVGAAELAEFVRGLDIGDAAKERLLALTPATYDGLASKLVDELG, from the coding sequence GTGACCACCCTCCCCCCTCAGCCCCTCAGCCCGCTCGACGGCCGTTACCAGGCCGCCGTGACCGGCCTCGCCGACTACCTGTCCGAGGCAGGCCTCAACCGCGCCCGCGTCGAGGTGGAGGTCGAGTGGCTCGTCGCCCTCACCGACCGCTCGCTGTTCGGCACGTCGCCTCTCTCCGACGACGACAAGGCCCGCCTGCGCGCTCTGTACCTCGAGTTCGGCCAGGCCGAGATCGACTGGCTCGCCGAGAAGGAGGCCGTGACCCGCCACGACGTCAAGGCCGTGGAGTACCTGGTGCGCGACCGGCTGTCGTCGCTCGGCCTCGACGCGATCGCCGAGCTGACGCATTTCGCCTGCACCAGCGAGGACATCAACTCGGCGTCGTACGCGCTCACCGTGCAGCGCGCCGTCGAGCGCGTGTGGCTCCCGAAGCTCCGGACGGTCATCGCGACGCTGAGCGGGCTGGCGGTGAAGCACCGGGATGCCTCGATGCTGTCGCGCACGCACGGACAGCCCGCGACTCCGTCGACGATGGGCAAGGAGCTCGCGGTGTTCGCGTGGCGCCTCGAGCGCATCGCCCGTCAGATCGAGGGCGGCGACTACCTCGCCAAGTTCTCGGGTGCGACCGGCACCTGGTCGGCGCATCTCTCGGCCGAGCCCGACGTCGACTGGCCGGGGCTCAGCCGCTCCTTCATCGAGGGTCTCGGCATCGACTTCAACGTCCTCACCACGCAGATCGAGTCGCACGACTGGCAGGTCGAGCTCTACGACCGCGTCCGTCACGCAGGCGGCGTCCTGCACAATCTCGCCACCGACATCTGGACGTACATCTCGATCGGGTACTTCACGCAGATCCCGGTCGCGGGGGCGACGGGCTCGTCGACGATGCCGCACAAGATCAACCCGATCCGGTTCGAGAACGCCGAGGCCAACCTCGAGATCGCCGGCGGACTGCTGGCCACGCTGTCGCAGACGCTGGTCACCAGCCGCATGCAGCGCGACCTCACCGACTCGACGACCCAGCGCAACATCGGCGTCGCCCTCGGCCACTCGCTGCTCGCGCTCGACAACCTGCAGCGCGGCCTCGGCGAGATATCGCTCGCGGAGGACGTGCTCCTGGCCGACCTCGACGGCAATTGGGAGGTTCTGGCGGAGGCGATCCAGACCGTCGTGCGCGCCGAGATCGCCGCGGGCCGCTCGCAGATCAGCGACCCCTACGCACTCCTCAAGGACCTCACCCGCGGCCGCCGGGTGGGCGCCGCCGAGCTCGCGGAGTTCGTGCGCGGACTCGACATCGGCGACGCCGCCAAGGAGCGCCTGCTCGCGCTGACGCCGGCGACGTACGACGGCCTTGCGTCGAAGCTGGTGGACGAGCTCGGCTGA
- a CDS encoding amino acid transporter: MSDDRPTRRDLMKPVQLLGLAFGAALFAGIVTLVSMGFFQQGGAEKAQAAVVFALVVAGITFIAVLLIVSLLLLAIDPAQVAKPVDKPVLLPDEQDGTDAAADGDPKA; the protein is encoded by the coding sequence GTGAGCGACGACCGCCCCACCCGCCGCGACCTCATGAAGCCCGTGCAGCTGCTCGGGCTGGCGTTCGGCGCCGCTCTGTTCGCGGGGATCGTGACGCTCGTCTCGATGGGCTTCTTCCAGCAGGGCGGCGCCGAGAAGGCCCAGGCCGCGGTCGTGTTCGCCCTCGTCGTGGCCGGCATCACGTTCATCGCCGTGCTGCTGATCGTCTCGCTGCTGCTGCTCGCCATCGACCCCGCGCAGGTCGCGAAGCCGGTCGACAAGCCCGTGCTGCTCCCCGACGAGCAGGACGGGACGGATGCCGCGGCCGACGGCGACCCGAAGGCCTAG
- a CDS encoding low molecular weight protein-tyrosine-phosphatase: MTATTGDPFRVVFVCTGNICRSPMADVVFRGYADAAGLGMRVASTSAGTGDWHVGERADQRTIDALDRAGYDGTKHRARQFTHADFAHSDLVIALDRSHERILRGWARHESDADKIALLLSFDPSATTLDVPDPYYAGPGMFDEVLGMIESASRALFRQLEPAIRPAN; encoded by the coding sequence ATGACGGCGACCACCGGCGATCCCTTTCGCGTGGTGTTCGTGTGCACGGGCAACATCTGCCGTTCACCGATGGCGGACGTGGTCTTCCGTGGATACGCGGATGCGGCGGGGCTCGGCATGCGAGTCGCTTCCACGAGCGCGGGCACGGGCGACTGGCACGTCGGGGAGCGTGCGGATCAGCGCACGATCGACGCGCTCGACCGCGCGGGCTACGACGGAACGAAGCATCGCGCGCGGCAGTTCACCCACGCCGACTTCGCCCACAGCGACCTCGTGATCGCGCTCGACCGCAGTCACGAGCGGATCCTCCGCGGCTGGGCGCGGCACGAGTCCGACGCCGACAAGATCGCGCTGCTCCTGTCGTTCGATCCGTCGGCCACGACCCTCGACGTCCCCGACCCGTACTATGCCGGGCCCGGAATGTTCGACGAGGTGCTCGGTATGATCGAGAGTGCGAGCCGGGCGCTCTTCCGGCAGCTCGAACCCGCGATCCGACCGGCGAACTGA
- a CDS encoding PPOX class F420-dependent oxidoreductase, with the protein MLTDDALEFLREYHLATLSTLGRGGRVHAVPVGFTYEAGVVRVIGTRGSQKFLNAQRSGRASICSVDRGRWISFEGTARILEEPDAVAHAVELHAARYRRPRVNPERVVLEMSVERVLGSPQFRG; encoded by the coding sequence GTGCTGACCGACGACGCCCTCGAGTTCCTCCGCGAGTACCACCTCGCGACGCTGTCGACGCTCGGCCGCGGTGGCCGCGTCCACGCCGTCCCCGTCGGGTTCACGTACGAGGCCGGCGTGGTGCGCGTGATCGGCACGCGCGGCTCGCAGAAGTTCCTCAACGCGCAGCGCAGCGGCCGGGCCTCGATCTGCTCGGTCGATCGCGGCCGGTGGATCAGCTTCGAGGGTACGGCGCGCATTCTGGAGGAGCCGGATGCCGTCGCCCACGCCGTCGAGCTGCACGCCGCGCGATACCGCCGGCCCCGGGTCAACCCCGAGCGGGTGGTGCTCGAGATGAGCGTGGAGCGCGTGCTCGGCTCGCCGCAGTTCAGGGGGTGA
- a CDS encoding iron chaperone → MAEKTTSSGLSADERAAVKERAKELRAQEKAGKSREAGTKAVLDAIAALGDDDKALAEGLHRIVSDVAPDLVPKTYYGMPGYANADGRIVVFLQPAGKFKTRYSTVGFEGPAHLDDGDMWATAFALLALTPITEKKLTELVKAAVS, encoded by the coding sequence ATGGCAGAGAAGACCACGTCGAGCGGACTGTCGGCGGACGAGCGCGCAGCCGTCAAGGAGCGCGCCAAGGAGCTGCGGGCGCAGGAGAAGGCGGGCAAGAGCCGCGAGGCCGGCACGAAGGCCGTGCTCGACGCCATCGCGGCCCTCGGCGACGACGACAAGGCCCTCGCGGAGGGTCTGCACCGGATCGTCTCCGATGTCGCCCCCGACCTCGTGCCGAAGACGTATTACGGCATGCCGGGCTATGCGAACGCCGACGGCAGGATCGTCGTGTTCCTCCAGCCTGCCGGGAAGTTCAAGACGCGCTACTCGACCGTCGGCTTCGAGGGTCCGGCGCACCTCGACGACGGGGACATGTGGGCGACCGCGTTCGCACTCCTCGCGCTGACGCCGATCACCGAGAAGAAGCTCACCGAGCTCGTGAAGGCCGCCGTCTCCTGA